The Chitiniphilus purpureus sequence GTAGGCGGCACGCAGCAGCACCAGCTTGATCGGCGAATTCTGCCGGTCCGCAAGGCGCGCGGTGGCCTCGGCGGCCTGGGCAAGATTGGCCTGCTCGGCGATGGCGACCCCCTGCAGGAACTTCCTCCATGCCTCGGCATAGTCGGCCCGGTACAGGGCTTCGAGTTCCTGGCGGTTCTTGTCGACATCGGCCCCCTTGCCAAGGTTGTCCTGGATCGAGGATGCCAGCACCCAGTCGTCACTCTTGATCTCGCCACGACTGGCCTCGACGATGGCTTCGCCCAGGTACTTCTCCCAGGCTTCGCGGGTAAAGGCACCGGGCACCATGGCACTGCCGGCGATGATGTTGCCGTCGCGCCCACCCAGGATGCGCGCCACCGACAATGGCGCGAAGCGGGTATTGGCGCGCGCCTTCAGCTCGTTGTAGACCCGCTCCTTGGCCGACAGGCGCGTCAGCGAACCGCGCAACGTGTCGCGCGCACCGGCCACCACGTGCTCCTTGTTGTCGATCAGCGGCAGGTCGGGCGCTTTGAGCTGCGAGATGTAGAAGGCCACCAGGCGCTCGGCCAGCACGTTGATCTCCTCGATGCTGTGCGCGCCGCGGTGCTGCTCCAGCCAAGGCCGCCAGTAGCGCGGCAACTGGTCGGACAGATGGGCCTGCTCCATCCGCTGCTGCTGGTTCAGCATCAGATAGGTCTTGAGCGCGTTGTAACCGGCGTCAAGCGTCTGCGGCGCCGCCTTGGGCGGCTCGGGCTGCAGCGCCTGCGTCATCTGCCGCACCGCCGGCTGCGCCCGGCGCAGGCCGGCCGCGTATCCCACCCGCATGAAGCCGCCGGTATCGGCACGTGACAGCGGGATCACCGGCAATCCGCTGTCGGGGCGACGCGGGCGTGACGGCGTACGGGAACGCGCCGCGCCGTCGTCCGACTCGCCCGTGTCAGCAGCGGGGGGCGCCGGGCGCTCCTGCCCGGGACCCGCCTGCGCCAGCTGCACCAGTGCCGCCTCCAGGTTGGCCTTGACCGGATCGAGCATGACCAGCCGGACCCCTTCGAAATATTGCTTGCGCAGCGATTGCTCGAGCTTGTCCCCTTGATAGAGCCCCATGCCGATCTGCCACGGATGGCCTTCGGTGCGGTAGTGCTGCAGGTCCTCAAGGCGCTTTTGCAATAGCGCCAGGCCCTTGAGCCGCTCGTACAGCGGCCCGCTCTCGACCAGCCGGCCGGCCTGCGCGCGCTCGGCCTCGATCGCGGCGATCATCTTCTGGTTGCCGATGAACGACCAGGTGAGCGCACTCGCGACAAGTGCCAACAGCGCAAGCCCGCCCAGCATGCCCGCCAGACGCCAGCGGCTCCCGCTCGGCCTGGTCTGGCGCGAGATCAGATGCTGATCGGGGAACAGCACCTCCCGGAACAGATCGCGCAGGAAATAGCTGTACGACGCCGGCGCCTGGCGTGCGTCGAAGCCGCTGCGGCCCAGGTCGAACTGCCCGGAGACGCGCGTCGCGGCGCCGATACGCGGCACGCCTTCCTGCAATGCGCTGGAGAAATAGAAGCCACGCAACAGCGGGCGGGCGTGATACGGATCCTCCTCGTGCAGCAGCTCGACGAAATGGCAGATCGCCTCCTGGAGCGCATGGAACTCGATCGGAAACGCGAACAACGCCGCCCTGGATGCATTGCCGCGATGCGCCGCGAGCTTGTCCTCGCCCAGTTGGCGCAGGCCGCGGTACAAGGTGTCGAAATGCTGGCCGACCACGCGGCCGATATTGAAACCGGCACCCTGATCGTGGGTGAGCGTGGCCCCCCAGACCTTGTTGCGTTCATCCTCGGGCACATCCTCGAAAAACTGCGCGAAGCCGCCCAGCAGGTCGATCTTGGTGAATACGAGATAGATCGGCACCTGCAGGCCGAAGATGTCCTCGATCTCGTGGATGCGCTCGCGGATCTGGCGCGCATAGATGGCAAAGCCCTCGGACTTGTGCTGGGCAAGCTCCGGCAGGCTGATGGCGACCAGGATGCCGTTGACCGGCGCCTTGGCGCGGTGCCGCTTGAGCAGCTTGAGGAATTCGAGCCACTCGACCCGGTCCTCGGTCTGGGTGGCATAGCGGCCGGCGGTGTCGAGCAGCACGCCCTCGGTGGAGAAGAACCAGTCGCAGTTGCGGGTGCCGCCGACCCCCTGCACGCCCGCCTTGTCACTAAACGGGAAGGTGAGCCCGGATTGCAGGATGGCGCTGCTTTTGCCGGCGGCGGGGTGGCCGATGATCATGTACCAGGGCAGCTCGTACAACGCCGCATTGCCGCGCGCCTTGCCGATCTTGGAGCTCTTGAGGGTGTCGATGGCGCCCAGCAGCCGCTGCCGCAGCAGGTTGACCTCGGCGCGTTTGTCCGGGCTGGCCCCCATCACCGCATCATCGGCCTGACGCTGCAGCATCTTCTCGATCAGACCGCCGGCGCGGTTGGCCAGCATCTGGCCGACGAGCAGCGTGAGCACCCAGAGCAGCATCACACCGAAGATCCAGCCAAAGCGCGCCTCGGCGCTGACAAGCCCCATCCAGGGCCCGACGAACCAGATCAACGCGATCAGGATCAGAAAACCGATCGCCGAAGCGACCTTCGCGTTCTTCAACCACCGTTTCATTTGTTATCCAAGCCCCTAGTACCGCTACTTCGAACACTTACCTGCCGCTGGTGAGCGCGGCGATCGGCCCTTTCATTTCCACGTGCCCATAATCCTTGAACGACCAGCCTCCCCCCCACACCAGGCCGGCCGCCTGCGCCTCCTCACCCAGTGCCTGATAGGCCTCCCACGCCCATGGGTCCCGCTCCGACAGGACAATCCGGCCCTCGCGCATCGGCGCAAGGTCGGCAGCAAGGCCGTACTGGTGCTTGCTGCGACCACCGCGGGCGTTGGTCACATGCACATCACCGTCGGCCAGCGCATCCTGGCGTTCGGGGGAACGGTAGCCTTCGATCAGCACGATGGGATACCCGCGCTCCTGCATGCGTGCGATCACGGTCAGCACCAGCT is a genomic window containing:
- the tssM gene encoding type VI secretion system membrane subunit TssM: MKRWLKNAKVASAIGFLILIALIWFVGPWMGLVSAEARFGWIFGVMLLWVLTLLVGQMLANRAGGLIEKMLQRQADDAVMGASPDKRAEVNLLRQRLLGAIDTLKSSKIGKARGNAALYELPWYMIIGHPAAGKSSAILQSGLTFPFSDKAGVQGVGGTRNCDWFFSTEGVLLDTAGRYATQTEDRVEWLEFLKLLKRHRAKAPVNGILVAISLPELAQHKSEGFAIYARQIRERIHEIEDIFGLQVPIYLVFTKIDLLGGFAQFFEDVPEDERNKVWGATLTHDQGAGFNIGRVVGQHFDTLYRGLRQLGEDKLAAHRGNASRAALFAFPIEFHALQEAICHFVELLHEEDPYHARPLLRGFYFSSALQEGVPRIGAATRVSGQFDLGRSGFDARQAPASYSYFLRDLFREVLFPDQHLISRQTRPSGSRWRLAGMLGGLALLALVASALTWSFIGNQKMIAAIEAERAQAGRLVESGPLYERLKGLALLQKRLEDLQHYRTEGHPWQIGMGLYQGDKLEQSLRKQYFEGVRLVMLDPVKANLEAALVQLAQAGPGQERPAPPAADTGESDDGAARSRTPSRPRRPDSGLPVIPLSRADTGGFMRVGYAAGLRRAQPAVRQMTQALQPEPPKAAPQTLDAGYNALKTYLMLNQQQRMEQAHLSDQLPRYWRPWLEQHRGAHSIEEINVLAERLVAFYISQLKAPDLPLIDNKEHVVAGARDTLRGSLTRLSAKERVYNELKARANTRFAPLSVARILGGRDGNIIAGSAMVPGAFTREAWEKYLGEAIVEASRGEIKSDDWVLASSIQDNLGKGADVDKNRQELEALYRADYAEAWRKFLQGVAIAEQANLAQAAEATARLADRQNSPIKLVLLRAAYETAWDNPSELHKKLENAKKSVIDKTAEIFKGGDAPAAAQGQYGQLGQQFAVLAAVAGSNSQESPLMAGYLEQLAKLKAKLSQLAGNDDPATASRQLMQATLGGSGSEFADTLLYVDNNMLGSADAASKEMLRPLLVRPLLQSYAALMPPVEQDLNLAWQREVYGQWRTLASKYPFSDAQNEAPLSEIARFVKPNDGTLDKFIDKYLNGLVLKRGGQLVPRTWGNQGVRFNPAFLAGAGRLSALGGNLLQEGSDNSRFELQPVPTPGLSEITVEIDGQTLRYRNGPQPWQAFSWPGTTGSQGARIQVVAFNGVSTVVANQPGRMGFMRLLGQARVNDSEMNAGQLEWRMKSGNQESDAVRVNFRMVSGVNPLQLSGLRRLGLPERITQ